Sequence from the Paraburkholderia acidiphila genome:
CGCGGCAGCGGCGGAAGGCGCGTTGGGCCGCCAGGTGGTGACGTTCGACCCCGTGCGCATCGTGGATCGTGCGGCGCAAGTGGCCGACAGCGATCTCGACGTGTCGATCAACAGCGAACTCGAGCTGATCGAGCTCGCCGATCTCGAAGCGCTGATCGGCGTGGAGCGCAAGGTCATTCTCAACAAGCTCTCGCACGCCGAAATCGCCGACGAGGTCTTCGCGTTTCGCAAGTCGAAGGTGCTCAACTTCGTCGAGCAAAAGGGCGTGGCGTATTTCTCGAAGCGCGCGGGCCGTGGGTCGGGCGACCTCAAGTCGCTCGACGACCTGTTGTTCGTCGATCAGCGCACGCTGTTCGAAGCCGTGAGTGCGCTCGATACCTACGATCTCGCGAAACTGCTCGCCTCGATCGAGGATCAGGCCGTATCGGAGCGGCTGCTTTCGGTGATGGCGGACGCGCGCAAGAACGAGGTGTCGTGGGTCATGCGGCGCGACATCAAGATCGATCCCGTGGAAGTCGAGGACATCGAGCAGCGCTTGCTCGAAGCGGTGCGTGCACTCAAGTCGCCCGGCGCTCGCCAGGCGAACAGCTGATTTCGGGGACCCGCATGGATCTGCTTACCCTGATCGGTATTGCCGTTGGCGTGCTCGCCGTGGTCGCGGGCTTCTCGCTCGAAGGCGGCCATTTCGTCACGCTGTTGCAGCCCGAGGCGCTTGCCATCGTACTGGGCGGCACGCTCGGCGCCGTGATGATCCAGAACACGTGGGCGCGCTTTTTCGACGCTGTGAAGCATTTGCGCATGGCTTTCGTGAAAGCGCCGCGCGTTGACGAAGCGAGCCTCGCCGCCGTGCTGGAGTGGGGCGATCAAGCGAAGCTCAACGGCCTGCTCGCGTTCGAGTCGATGGATCTGCAAGGCATTCATCCGTTCGCTCGGCGCGGGCTGGAGCTGCTTGCAAGCGGTGTGTCGACCGCCGTGCTCGAAGATGCGCTTCATCGCGAACTCGAAGCCTGCGGGCGCACGCATATGGCGGCGGCACGCGTGTGGCAGCAGGCGGGCGGCTATGCACCCACGTTCGGCATTCTCGGCTCGGTGCTCGGCCTCATTCAGGTCACGGGGCATCTGATCGAGCCCGCGGAACTCGGGCCGGGCATCGCGGTGGCTTTCGTCGCCACGCTTTACGGCCTGGCCTTCGCGAACCTCGTTTTTCTGCCGCTGTACGGCAAGATGCGCGCGCATATCGAAAGCGACCTGCGCTTGCGCAAGCTCTATCTGGATGGCCTGCTCGCCATTTCCCGCAAGGAGTCGCCCCATACGATCGCCACGCGCCTTGCCGGCGAGGTGAGCGGCAACGCGAGCAGCGGCAAGTCTGGCGGCTTGCAGGACCCGGCGAGCGTGTGGGCGCTCGACACGACACGCGTGAGCTGATCCGTAACCCGGCCACCCTGCGCACACATGCATTCCGATAAAGATCTGCCACTCACGGCGCAATTCGATCGCGACGAGGACGAAGGCGCCGAATCGAGTACCGGCCGCTGGCTCATTTCCTACGCAGACCTGATCACGACACTGATGGTGCTGTTCCTCGCGCTTTACGCGATGCAGCTGGCAAAACATAAGGAATCCGAAATACGATCGGCAGCGCAACTGCCGAGCGTGACGGCAGCGGTGGAGAAAGCGCCCGCCATCGACGACGCGCTGCTCGCCTCGCTCGAAACGCTGCGCCAGCGCGGCGAGATCACGATCGTGCCTGCGGCGCGCGGCGTGGAGATCGGCATCAACGCGAAGATCCTGTTCAACGCGGGCGACGCCACGCTGCTGCCCGAATCGCTAGGCGTGCTGGGCCGTATTGCCCAAGTGCTGCGCACGGCGCCGGCGGGCAATATCCTCGTGGAAGGGCACACCGACAGCACGCCGATTTCGAATGCGAAATTCGAGTCGAACTGGGAGCTCTCTTCGGCACGCGCGGGCGCGGTGGTGCGCTATCTCGTGGAGCGCGGCATCGAACCTCACCGGCTCGCCGCGATTGGCCGCGCGGACAACTTCCCGCTCGTGGCAGGCAACGACCCCGCGAGCCGCGCGCTGAACCGGCGCGTGACGTTGATCGTGCAGCGCTGAAACCGGCGCTCTCCGCGCATCGAACAAGAAAAGGGCGCGTCAGACCTGCATGGACGGCACATCCTTCATGCAGCGCAAGGCGAACATCGACCGGCTGTGGCGAATGCTCGAGATGCGATAGAGCTTTTCGCGCAGGAAACGCTCGTAGCCGGCGGTGCCATCCACCGCCACCTTGATCCAGTAGTCGTACTCGCCGGAGACGAGATAGGCCTCCAGCACTTCGGGCAGCGCCGCGAGTTCGGCGCCGAAGCGCGCGAGCGCGTCGTCCTCGTGGCGGTCGAGCGTCACCTCCAGAATCACGATGTCGGCAAAGCCCAGCTTTTGCTGGTTCACGAGCGCGACATAGCCGTCGATATAGCCGTCGGCTTCGAGTTGGCGCGTGCGATTCCAGCATGCGGTCGTGGACATGCCCACCTGCTCGGCCAGTTCGGCGTTCGACAGCCGGGCGTTCTTTTGCAGGGCGCTGAGGATCTTGCGATCCTGATTGTCGAGCGTTTTGGACGCGCGTTCACGAGGGCTCATAGCGAAAAAGAATCTTGTACAGGTAGGTGCGATTTTACCGGAAGAAGGTTCCTGATATCGACCGTTTCTACCTGAAAACAGGAAGCCTAATCCGGCTATTCGCCGGTATATTTTCCACATGCCTTCTTGCCTGGCACGACCCACGCGGCCACCTCCCCGCGTTGGGGAGCGCCGCCGCAGCCACAAGCCGCGGTGGTCCGTCAGGGCCTTCCGTTGCACCCTGCGGCGGCTACCGGGCGTTGCGCGCGTACACCACGCAGCCAGCCATGTCCGGTCAGGCAGATGGCATTTGAAAACCGCGCTTTCGCGCGGTTTTTTGTTGCCCATTTTCGATACCCCCGAGCGCCGTCCGTCACAACGTCTTAGCCAGCACGCCCAGCAATGTCGATCCAGCTGTATCTCTCTTTTCTTGCCGCCGCGCTCGTACTCGTCTACACCCCCGGTCCCGTCAACGTGCTCACCATGAGCCAGGCACTTCATGCCGGATGGCGCCGCGCGCTCCCCTGCGTCTGGGGCGGCACGCTCGCGGTGCTGCTCCAGCTCGCGCTGACGGCGCTTTGCCTCAACTCGCTGCTGCTCATTAGTGAGCATTCACTTACGCTGCTGCGCTGGCTGGGTGCGGCCTACCTTGTCTGGCTGGGCTGCAAGCAGTGGCGCAGCCGCTCGCTTGCGGGCACGGATGCGCCTGCCGAGGCCACCGACAGCGCGAGCCATCGCGATTTGTTTTGGCGCGGATTTGCGACGTCGGGGCTCAACCCCAAGACCTTGCTGTTCTTCCCGTCGTTCTTCCCGCAGTTCATGAGCGCCGACGCGCCTTGGAGCACCAACCGTCAGTATTTGCTGCTGGCCGCGACGTTCGCGTTGCTGTTCGCGGGCGGCGTGGCTTCGATGGCGCTGTTCTCGCACCGGCTGCGCCATGTACTGCAGCGGCCCAAGCGCCTGCGCGCCGTGAATCGCCTGATGGGCAGTCTGCTCGTGGGGATGGGGGCGATGATGGCCGGCTTGCGCTGAGCGCGCAGGCGGAGAATGGCTCGCGTGGTGGTCTGCGCGAGCGCCGTTGGCGCGGCTGCGCTTAAGGCGTGCTGCCGGTTGTCGATGGCGCCGTCGCTGACGGGGTTGCCGTCCCTGCTCCGGCGCTTTGACCATCGGCGCTTGCCGAAGCCGAAGCGAGCGTTTGCGCAGCCGCAGTGCTACCCGACGCTGCAACAGGCGCGGACGCCGTCGCATTGTGAGTGGTCACACTCGCCGCGAGCCCCGCAGCTTGCGGGCTTGCCGAGACCGACAGCGGCACGCCCATGATCTCGGCCGCGGCCGCCGTGGCGTGGTCGACCGGAGCGGAGGCGCCTGGAGCCGAAGCGGCGGGGGCGGGCGTCGCCACAGCAGGCGCAGAAGCTGCCGCAGGCGCGGCCGGAGGCGCCGTCACTACCGGCGTAGCTGGCAGCGTGTTGCCATGCAACACCGCCGCACCGGTTGCCGCAGCCGCTGCCGCAGCGGCCGGCGCTGCCGACCCCACCGTGGTCGCGGCGGGCGCCGCGCTTGCCGTGACCGGCTCGACGGGCGGCGGCAGCGGCGTAATCTTGATCGCGCCGTTGGCCGGCACAGGCTCGCTGCGCGCCGCTGCGTTCAGATACTGCCCCACCAGCTCGAAGAAGCGCGTGTAAAACGGGCCAGACTGGATCGTCTCGCTCGAAATCTTCACCATCTCGTCGCTGTTCGAGCGAATAGGCAGCGAAACCGACCCCAGAATCGAGAGCCCCACGCTCGCCGAGGTATCGCTCTTCTTGAGCGCGTAGCCGTTCTGCACGGCGTTCACGTACACCATGCTCGTATTGCTCGCGTCGCCCGGCGTGCAGACCACGTGCACCTCCACGACGATGTGCTGATCCATCGTCGGCTGGAAGTTCTTGGTGGCGTCGACGGTGTCGTTGCGCGTCATCGTCGTCATGTAGCCCTGGCTCAGCAGCGCGCGGCGCGACGATTCGCAGGCGTCGGCGCTCGCGTAGTTGAAGCTGCGCGAGAACTGGCTGGGTGCCGTGCTCAGCAACTGATCTTCCTGGAACTTGGGCTTGGGCGACGAGCACGCGCCGAGCGCAGCGGCCAGCGTCACCGCGATTGCGGCGAGGGCGGCGCTGCGAAGCGGGACGGGCAAACGAGGCAAAACTTTCGAAAAACGGGACATGTTCGGGGCAAACAGGGCGGCAATGCGGCATTGCATCGGACGGGATGCATTGTAGTTCGGTTCCGCTGCGCACGACCGAACGCTCGTTTTTTCGAAGCATTTCGAAAGCAGAACGAAGGCGTTTCGAAGCTTACATTCCGTATGACGAAAAAAAACGGGCTTCCGCCCAACGCGAAAGCCCGTGTCAACCCGGCGCCCGGGGCAGCGAGCGGAGAAGAGAACTCGCTGGCGTGCGCCGCAGCCGGGTACCGCCGGCTGTTCCAGTGCGCAATGCGCG
This genomic interval carries:
- a CDS encoding OmpA/MotB family protein; translation: MHSDKDLPLTAQFDRDEDEGAESSTGRWLISYADLITTLMVLFLALYAMQLAKHKESEIRSAAQLPSVTAAVEKAPAIDDALLASLETLRQRGEITIVPAARGVEIGINAKILFNAGDATLLPESLGVLGRIAQVLRTAPAGNILVEGHTDSTPISNAKFESNWELSSARAGAVVRYLVERGIEPHRLAAIGRADNFPLVAGNDPASRALNRRVTLIVQR
- a CDS encoding Lrp/AsnC family transcriptional regulator, which encodes MSPRERASKTLDNQDRKILSALQKNARLSNAELAEQVGMSTTACWNRTRQLEADGYIDGYVALVNQQKLGFADIVILEVTLDRHEDDALARFGAELAALPEVLEAYLVSGEYDYWIKVAVDGTAGYERFLREKLYRISSIRHSRSMFALRCMKDVPSMQV
- a CDS encoding DUF2242 domain-containing protein — its product is MPVPLRSAALAAIAVTLAAALGACSSPKPKFQEDQLLSTAPSQFSRSFNYASADACESSRRALLSQGYMTTMTRNDTVDATKNFQPTMDQHIVVEVHVVCTPGDASNTSMVYVNAVQNGYALKKSDTSASVGLSILGSVSLPIRSNSDEMVKISSETIQSGPFYTRFFELVGQYLNAAARSEPVPANGAIKITPLPPPVEPVTASAAPAATTVGSAAPAAAAAAAATGAAVLHGNTLPATPVVTAPPAAPAAASAPAVATPAPAASAPGASAPVDHATAAAAEIMGVPLSVSASPQAAGLAASVTTHNATASAPVAASGSTAAAQTLASASASADGQSAGAGTATPSATAPSTTGSTP
- a CDS encoding flagellar motor protein, which encodes MDLLTLIGIAVGVLAVVAGFSLEGGHFVTLLQPEALAIVLGGTLGAVMIQNTWARFFDAVKHLRMAFVKAPRVDEASLAAVLEWGDQAKLNGLLAFESMDLQGIHPFARRGLELLASGVSTAVLEDALHRELEACGRTHMAAARVWQQAGGYAPTFGILGSVLGLIQVTGHLIEPAELGPGIAVAFVATLYGLAFANLVFLPLYGKMRAHIESDLRLRKLYLDGLLAISRKESPHTIATRLAGEVSGNASSGKSGGLQDPASVWALDTTRVS
- a CDS encoding LysE family translocator, yielding MSIQLYLSFLAAALVLVYTPGPVNVLTMSQALHAGWRRALPCVWGGTLAVLLQLALTALCLNSLLLISEHSLTLLRWLGAAYLVWLGCKQWRSRSLAGTDAPAEATDSASHRDLFWRGFATSGLNPKTLLFFPSFFPQFMSADAPWSTNRQYLLLAATFALLFAGGVASMALFSHRLRHVLQRPKRLRAVNRLMGSLLVGMGAMMAGLR